One region of Chryseobacterium sp. SORGH_AS_0447 genomic DNA includes:
- a CDS encoding DUF4870 domain-containing protein, protein MSNKTLAILSYITIIGWLIAYFKSKDHTHKNDVVTYHLEQGLGFFIVSIVLNILLSVITSIVPSLYFINIIGIVLLIIWIIGIVHAANEEKKPIPLIGKIFEGQFGFLHK, encoded by the coding sequence ATGAGCAACAAAACATTGGCAATTCTATCCTATATTACCATCATCGGCTGGCTTATCGCTTATTTTAAAAGTAAGGACCATACGCACAAAAATGATGTTGTAACTTATCATTTAGAGCAGGGACTGGGTTTTTTTATCGTCTCTATCGTACTTAATATCCTTCTTTCCGTGATTACTTCCATTGTTCCGTCGCTTTACTTTATCAATATCATAGGCATCGTACTGCTGATCATCTGGATCATAGGTATCGTCCATGCGGCCAATGAAGAAAAAAAACCAATTCCGCTGATCGGAAAAATATTCGAAGGACAATTCGGATTTCTTCATAAGTAA
- a CDS encoding sensor histidine kinase, whose product MLSVKAQASFSRSEKMANLGYFYRFTDTVKSKKLLADALSLARATGSKRDQVICLTLSSFTYRKLRDIKKFSLCAEQAYDISTTTDDEYAKAYGYMAMGTFKAYFDEKAEALNYRLKGYALFKKLRLYSQCAQISSDISYLFSPGSDAKIKKYAREALYYAKKSRDLESILYARLAYGSYLIQMTEKQRKNDKLWKNAVKFQEQTTTFASSNYTKISSKTNIAISHINLAALYVQRVRQMNEKLFLKELETAESISKKYYIKSIYGNSLGMRGQYFMLNGEYEKAKRMFNEGIAYQHSLPYTDNEMYANFHQSLKEIAAAQKDYHSYYRYDQIFSKYNQLNYDENLQSNLQNAEIKFESEKKMLRIRQLENEARLQKKNKQLGYVISAILFLIIIFIYISFYYRKRYYRKQAENLQQQQINNQLKLDLLEKDTLEHLLEKLSMERRFLRSQMDPHFIFNALGNIQSVILQGDKAKAVMYLSKFAKLTRDILDHSRQESVTLEEETETLKTYIELQQLRLQNAFDYEFVFGEEVGMQEQIPPLLIQPLVENAIEHGLKPLEKRKGKLALTFKKQSENILICVVKDNGIGLEASKKNQKISSHLPLATRITQERLSLYSGKRKDPAISYFYTASSENGCTVTIHIPLL is encoded by the coding sequence ATGCTATCCGTAAAAGCGCAGGCTTCCTTTTCCCGATCGGAAAAGATGGCGAACCTGGGCTATTTTTATCGGTTTACGGATACGGTGAAAAGCAAAAAGCTTCTGGCAGATGCCCTTTCCCTGGCAAGAGCTACGGGATCCAAACGAGATCAAGTGATCTGTCTTACTTTATCGTCCTTCACCTACCGCAAACTGCGTGATATTAAAAAATTCAGTTTATGTGCAGAACAGGCGTATGATATTTCCACTACGACTGATGATGAATATGCAAAAGCTTACGGATATATGGCGATGGGTACCTTTAAGGCTTATTTTGATGAAAAAGCAGAAGCGCTGAATTATAGACTGAAAGGGTACGCTTTATTCAAAAAACTTCGTTTATATTCACAGTGTGCTCAGATTAGTTCCGATATTTCTTACCTTTTTTCACCAGGCTCGGATGCGAAAATAAAAAAATATGCCCGTGAGGCTTTGTACTACGCAAAAAAGTCGCGGGATTTGGAAAGTATTCTCTATGCCCGCCTTGCCTATGGTTCTTATCTTATCCAAATGACCGAAAAACAAAGAAAAAATGATAAACTTTGGAAAAATGCGGTGAAGTTTCAGGAACAGACGACCACCTTTGCCTCATCAAACTATACGAAAATTTCAAGTAAAACCAATATTGCGATATCTCATATCAATTTGGCTGCTCTCTATGTGCAAAGGGTAAGACAGATGAACGAAAAACTGTTTCTAAAAGAACTCGAAACAGCTGAGAGTATCAGTAAAAAATATTACATAAAAAGTATTTATGGAAACAGTCTAGGAATGCGTGGGCAATATTTTATGCTGAATGGCGAATATGAAAAAGCAAAACGTATGTTCAACGAAGGGATTGCTTACCAGCACAGTCTTCCCTATACGGATAATGAGATGTATGCAAATTTTCATCAATCTCTGAAAGAAATAGCCGCTGCTCAAAAAGATTATCATTCTTATTACAGATATGATCAGATTTTCAGTAAATACAACCAACTGAACTACGATGAAAACCTGCAGTCCAACCTGCAGAACGCAGAAATTAAATTTGAGTCCGAAAAGAAAATGCTGAGAATACGGCAATTGGAAAATGAAGCAAGGCTGCAAAAAAAGAATAAACAGTTGGGCTATGTGATTTCCGCCATTCTTTTCCTGATCATTATTTTTATTTATATTTCATTTTATTACCGAAAAAGATACTACCGCAAACAGGCAGAAAACCTTCAACAACAGCAGATCAACAATCAGCTTAAGCTCGATCTTCTGGAAAAAGATACCCTGGAACACCTTTTGGAAAAGCTTTCAATGGAAAGGAGGTTTCTAAGGTCTCAGATGGACCCGCACTTTATATTCAATGCCCTTGGAAATATCCAAAGCGTTATTTTGCAGGGAGATAAAGCGAAAGCCGTTATGTATTTAAGTAAATTTGCAAAACTTACAAGGGATATCCTTGATCATTCGCGCCAGGAATCCGTTACTTTGGAGGAAGAAACCGAAACCCTGAAAACTTATATCGAGCTGCAGCAGCTTCGGCTCCAAAATGCTTTCGATTACGAATTTGTTTTTGGAGAAGAGGTCGGCATGCAGGAACAGATCCCTCCGCTGCTCATACAGCCGCTTGTTGAAAATGCCATAGAACACGGCCTGAAGCCATTGGAAAAGCGAAAAGGAAAACTGGCCCTGACGTTTAAAAAGCAATCTGAAAACATCCTGATCTGCGTGGTGAAAGACAATGGGATAGGTTTGGAAGCCTCCAAAAAGAATCAGAAAATCAGCAGCCACCTGCCGCTGGCAACACGGATTACCCAGGAACGGCTTTCCCTGTATTCAGGAAAAAGAAAAGATCCTGCAATTTCCTATTTTTATACTGCCAGTTCAGAAAACGGCTGTACCGTAACTATTCACATTCCTTTATTATAA
- a CDS encoding LytTR family DNA-binding domain-containing protein, translating to MYKAVIIEDEYHLREALSLLLDMAVPGKIQIIGYAEGLPDAVTLIDRLKPDLVFLDIKLKNGTGFEVLSKIKFKDFHLIFTTAYEEYAVRAFKFNAIDYLLKPIDPEELKNTIERIENNRRKYVDLDSLPPISAESGNIPERIVLPTQEAMHVVKLKSIVRCETSGSYTTFFLENEKKIIVSKPLKYYEEILAPPGFMRVHQSHLINVDFITSYSKDGMITLQDNSTIPVSRANRECFFRLLKNEPE from the coding sequence ATGTATAAAGCTGTTATTATTGAAGACGAATACCATTTGAGAGAAGCTCTTTCCCTGCTGCTGGACATGGCAGTACCCGGCAAAATCCAGATAATTGGTTACGCGGAAGGACTGCCGGATGCCGTTACCCTGATCGACAGGCTGAAACCTGACCTCGTATTTTTGGATATCAAACTGAAAAACGGGACCGGGTTTGAAGTCCTAAGTAAAATAAAATTCAAAGATTTCCATCTTATTTTTACCACAGCTTATGAAGAATATGCGGTCCGCGCCTTTAAATTTAATGCCATAGACTATCTGCTGAAACCTATCGATCCGGAAGAGCTGAAAAACACTATTGAACGCATTGAAAACAACAGACGGAAATATGTAGATTTAGATTCGTTGCCACCCATTTCTGCAGAATCCGGAAATATTCCCGAAAGAATTGTACTTCCGACCCAGGAAGCCATGCATGTGGTGAAGCTGAAAAGTATTGTGCGCTGTGAAACATCCGGCTCCTACACGACATTTTTTCTTGAGAATGAAAAAAAAATTATTGTCTCCAAGCCGCTCAAGTATTATGAAGAGATCCTGGCGCCTCCGGGTTTTATGAGGGTGCACCAGTCTCATCTCATTAATGTAGATTTTATTACCAGCTATTCGAAAGACGGAATGATTACGCTACAGGACAATAGCACAATTCCTGTATCACGGGCCAACAGAGAATGTTTTTTCAGACTGCTGAAAAATGAACCGGAATGA